A window of Salmo trutta chromosome 31, fSalTru1.1, whole genome shotgun sequence contains these coding sequences:
- the LOC115169658 gene encoding oxysterol-binding protein-related protein 1 isoform X5: protein MSGEVNHGDKKAQCNGVKKHRTSLPAPMFSRNDVSIWSILKKCIGMELSKIAMPVIFNEPLSFLQRLTEYMEHTYLIHQANATTDSMERMKCVAAFAVSAVASQWERTGKPFNPLLGETYELIREDLGFRWMSEQVSHHPPVSAFHAEGLQEDFLFHGSIYPKLKFWGKSVEAEPKGIITLELPKYNEAYTWTNPTCCVHNIIVGQLWIEQYGNVEVINHKTGERCSLTFKPCGMFGKELHKVEGYILDKSKKKLCAIYGKWTECLYTVDAATFDAHKKSDRKNSEEKKSNKQTSVDEEPEEMPLPDGDTVQVIPGSELIWRIAPRPDNSAEFYAFSMFAMQLNELEEGMKGVLPPTDCRLRPDIRAMEKGDIDLASAEKKRVEEKQRLARKNRSKSTEEWKTRWFHPGSNPHNKAQDWLYSNGYWERNYSLLPDIY from the exons AACGTCTTTACCGGCACCCATGTTCTCCAGGAACGACGTCAGCATCTGGAGCATCCTGAAGAAATGCATCGGCATG GAGCTGTCTAAGATAGCCATGCCAGTAATCTTCAACGAGCCCCTGAGTTTTCTTCAGCGTTTGACAGAGTACATGGAGCACACGTATCTCATCCACCAGGCTAACGCTACCACAGACTCCATGGAGAGGATGAAG TGTGTGGCAGCATTTGCTGTGTCTGCTGTAGCATCACAGTGGGAGAGGACTGGAAAACCCTTCAATCCACTTCTAGGAGAAACCTATGAGCTGATCAG AGAGGACCTAGGGTTCAGGTGGATGTCGGAGCAGGTGAGCCACCACCCCCCTGTAAGCGCCTTCCACGCTGAGGGCCTGCAGGAGGACTTCCTGTTCCACGGCTCCATCTACCCCAAACTCAAGTTCTGGGGAAAGAGCGTTGAGGCAGAGCCTAAAGGCATCATCACCCTGGAGCTGCCCAA aTATAATGAAGCGTACACCTGGACAAACCCCACCTGCTGTGTCCACAACATCATCGTGGGCCAGCTGTGGATCGAGCAGTACGGCAATGTGGAAGTGATCAACCACAA GACCGGCGAGAGATGCAGCCTGACGTTCAAACCATGTGGTATGTTTGGCAAGGAGCTGCACAAAGTGGAGGGCTATATTCTGGATAAAAG cAAAAAGAAGCTCTGTGCCATATACGGTAAATGGACTGAGTGCTTATACACTGTGGACGCCGCCACCTTTGATGCTCACAAGAAATCTGACAGGAAGAACTCAGAGGAGAAGAAAAGCAACAAGCAG accagtgtAGACGAGGAGCCAGAGGAGATGCCCCTGCCTGATGGAGACACGGTCCAGGTCATCCCAGGAAGTGAGCTCATCTGGAGGATAGCCCCACGACCAGACAACTCTGCagag TTCTACGCCTTCTCCATGTTTGCCATGCAGCTGAATGAGTTGGAGGAGGGCATGAAGGGGGTCCTGCCCCCCACAGACTGTCGACTCAGACCTGACATCAGAGCCATGGAGAAAGGAGACATAG ATTTGGCAAGTGCAGAGAAGAAGAGGGTAGAGGAGAAACAAAGACTGGCCCGGAAAAATCGCTCCAAATCAACAGAGGAATGGAAAACAAG GTGGTTCCACCCAGGCTCCAACCCCCACAACAAAGCTCAGGACTGGCTCTACTCCAATGGCTACTGGGAACGGAACTACTCCCTGCTGCCTGATATTTACTGA